One Parashewanella spongiae genomic window, AGGTAAATTATCAGACCAACTCTTTTCCCAATGTTTTGGGTTATCGATCTCACCGGGGAACTCCGCACCTTCTGCTTTGCGCTTTTCATATTCAGGGATAAAGGACAGCCAATTTGTCAGAAACGTGGTCTCACAAACCACATAAAGCTCACCATTAGGCTCTAGCCAGTCATGAACTTGCTGTAATGACGACTTAATTTTCTCACCGGAAAAGAAGTGAAGCACCCTACTGATTAGTATTTTCTTAAATGACTTTGGAGGGAAATTCAGCTCATAAGGAAACTCTGCAGCCAAAGTTTCGACTTCGGTATAACCAAACTTACCAGCAGCTTCTTTAATATGCTCAAGGTGTCGAATGTCCA contains:
- a CDS encoding class I SAM-dependent methyltransferase, with product MNEEMPLFVPTLNKQGYAAPYLDPFSLKFTEYADGQFLEIGAAFGYATMKALESGAKVIANDMDIRHLEHIKEAAGKFGYTEVETLAAEFPYELNFPPKSFKKILISRVLHFFSGEKIKSSLQQVHDWLEPNGELYVVCETTFLTNWLSFIPEYEKRKAEGAEFPGEIDNPKHWEKSWSDNLPEFVHWLDKESLSKLFEEAGFEIVEVDYINRKGQFPDSLLLDGRESVGIIGKRK